From Streptomyces marianii, the proteins below share one genomic window:
- the tpg gene encoding telomere-protecting terminal protein Tpg, whose translation MGKIIDAMRARFQTRSTPKTARGQFNALMRKEKGNTAKVAERLGVSRRTVQRYVKGERNIAKSKPEILDRLQKEAAKDHQPRVTARAQKEAQRQGMTIETRARFGFTSDAGSTDDPRMRRLTEDVPSDLIPKVFEALRDNDEDRLAELLGQGLAEEYFRTPGTEAAELDVEFTDIDYIELDLR comes from the coding sequence ATGGGAAAGATCATCGACGCGATGCGGGCGCGGTTCCAGACGCGCAGCACCCCGAAGACGGCGCGCGGACAGTTCAACGCGCTCATGAGGAAGGAGAAGGGCAACACGGCGAAGGTGGCCGAGCGTCTCGGCGTCTCCCGCCGGACGGTGCAGCGGTACGTCAAGGGTGAGCGGAACATCGCCAAGTCGAAGCCCGAGATCCTTGACCGGCTGCAAAAGGAGGCCGCCAAGGATCATCAGCCGCGCGTCACCGCGAGGGCCCAGAAGGAGGCCCAGCGGCAGGGGATGACCATCGAGACGCGGGCCCGGTTCGGTTTCACGTCCGATGCGGGAAGCACGGACGATCCCCGGATGCGTCGCCTCACCGAGGACGTCCCGAGCGACCTGATTCCGAAGGTGTTCGAGGCTCTGCGCGACAACGACGAGGACAGGCTCGCCGAGCTCCTCGGGCAGGGCCTCGCCGAGGAGTATTTCCGCACGCCCGGTACTGAAGCCGCGGAACTCGACGTCGAGTTCACGGACATTGATTACATCGAATTGGACCTCCGGTGA
- a CDS encoding helix-turn-helix domain-containing protein yields the protein MGKFAAALSSSEKTLRITVAALMRACGENQTALARGLRITQGQVSRKQNGSAAWSLGDIDRLSAHYGIPVPDLLCGPTHAVEKLSPRRIAAVVGGSQEVITV from the coding sequence ATGGGGAAGTTCGCTGCCGCCCTGAGTTCGAGCGAGAAGACGCTCCGGATCACGGTCGCGGCCCTGATGCGCGCCTGCGGTGAGAATCAGACGGCCTTGGCTCGCGGCCTGCGGATCACTCAGGGACAGGTCAGCCGGAAGCAGAACGGAAGCGCGGCGTGGTCCCTCGGCGACATCGACCGCCTGTCCGCCCACTACGGCATCCCGGTTCCGGATCTCCTGTGCGGCCCGACGCACGCCGTGGAAAAGCTGTCGCCTCGCCGGATCGCCGCCGTCGTCGGCGGATCGCAGGAGGTCATCACCGTCTGA
- a CDS encoding GntR family transcriptional regulator: protein MASKWKALADQLAAEIRDGTRPPGSSLPHILDLVAQGKGSKATVNRAYQELEAAGLVSSQRGRGTVVRDRTRVRVPLSRYEHVLAPGGARGPWETATAEQGLDGRMEVDDPAAETLDAPDDVADRLELDAGAPVVRRRRRAMIGREVVALQTAWYPLAVAEAAGLDSPQKIKGGVLGALVGAGIVPTEAEEYVTADAPSTEQAAQLSIGARVSVLLVDRVTRDETGRAIELVRIAGAADRLSLVYAPLPLKIRK, encoded by the coding sequence ATGGCCTCGAAGTGGAAGGCGCTGGCGGATCAACTCGCCGCAGAGATCCGCGACGGCACACGGCCGCCCGGTTCGTCGCTGCCGCACATCTTGGATCTGGTCGCACAAGGCAAGGGCTCCAAAGCGACCGTCAACAGGGCTTATCAGGAGTTGGAGGCGGCCGGTCTCGTCTCGTCACAGCGCGGCAGGGGGACGGTGGTCCGGGACCGTACCCGCGTGCGCGTGCCCCTGAGCCGGTACGAGCACGTCCTCGCACCGGGCGGGGCGCGCGGCCCGTGGGAAACCGCTACCGCCGAACAGGGCCTAGACGGGCGTATGGAGGTCGACGACCCGGCAGCCGAAACCCTCGACGCCCCGGACGACGTCGCCGACCGCCTCGAACTCGACGCGGGGGCGCCGGTCGTACGCCGTCGGCGTCGCGCCATGATCGGAAGGGAAGTGGTCGCGCTACAAACGGCGTGGTATCCCCTCGCTGTCGCCGAGGCCGCCGGGCTCGACAGTCCGCAGAAGATCAAGGGTGGCGTCCTCGGCGCGCTCGTAGGCGCCGGCATCGTGCCCACCGAGGCCGAGGAGTACGTGACCGCAGACGCCCCGAGCACAGAGCAGGCCGCCCAACTCTCCATAGGAGCTCGGGTTTCCGTGCTCCTGGTCGACCGGGTCACCCGGGACGAAACAGGCCGCGCTATCGAGCTCGTCCGGATTGCGGGCGCGGCGGACCGGCTGAGCCTGGTCTATGCGCCCCTCCCCCTCAAGATCCGCAAGTAG
- a CDS encoding DUF6197 family protein, whose translation MATTTNHGGRVGAPAAGPHMVPVVIGGRRRVLAVPPPPGRGRTLLPRPVRTALSNWGLVYDSVAQPLIPSAHLVQLKHLLQAWGWGQSFDISPSGRLCIRGGQTVLEYHGYVTPAGRARAVEYMQQTLAADGVSMEFFAWNDLTGRTFGEVEHLITRSAAAALSNKE comes from the coding sequence ATGGCCACCACCACGAACCACGGCGGCCGGGTAGGGGCCCCGGCCGCCGGGCCGCACATGGTGCCGGTCGTCATCGGGGGACGCCGTCGGGTGCTGGCTGTCCCCCCGCCCCCCGGGCGTGGCCGCACCCTCCTGCCCCGCCCCGTCCGTACCGCCCTGTCCAACTGGGGTTTGGTCTACGACTCCGTGGCCCAGCCCCTCATCCCCTCCGCCCACCTGGTCCAGCTCAAGCACCTGTTGCAGGCGTGGGGGTGGGGCCAGTCCTTCGACATCAGCCCGTCCGGGCGCCTGTGCATCCGGGGCGGTCAGACCGTCCTCGAATACCACGGCTACGTCACCCCCGCCGGCCGGGCCCGCGCCGTCGAGTACATGCAACAGACCCTCGCCGCCGACGGCGTCTCGATGGAGTTCTTCGCCTGGAACGACTTGACCGGGCGGACCTTCGGCGAGGTCGAGCACCTCATCACCCGGTCGGCCGCTGCCGCCCTGAGCAACAAGGAGTAA
- a CDS encoding type IV secretory system conjugative DNA transfer family protein: MNTATERRVAYATTAAPVIIGAGAPLLDSGAAGLAGLIVGGAGAFAAANYMNRVPHSVMEQIPGNEIIRAHRSTLFLSSVTSAAALAVGAFGGGSGADNLAFGFLDFPSVPAAVSLAWWGGVALVPLKLRAVFGSKKPGKAKAAPSMQAAAKPVQASGAVAEIYRKWAEFISGPEGTNPAQELTVRGASADSWRGVIRAPMPQPVNVTRETVGALYEVPAGQVTITPGTHPGEKLITVHLVPPPEMDPNTLEGAWLVRVARKSGPMPNTHLEDVQDDPNTGGKAALVVADEDISKLPSPDRMELAGALRTNPLLISYEPRLNPREGVIRIMHTNPLEEGRAFPGPHVLKANPNGYVVLGQGISGHPARVQMADPKLGAQHICICGVTGSGKGGAAQLVALSAHANGHAVIYADPKGSSNPAVEELAAHAGTGLAGALGSLRVAYNLLQHRIAESAEKGQKNFAATKERPQVTVILDEASRLLGEEAPDRKEAAFIVDAIATQGRSLGVQLVLINQILQLDQLGGLSSIRDNIIYGGALILLRSDSSQKNLVDLPDHFEGCNPADIPAVWREERGIVFDPDMPEDDPRRTFGLGYIAGPGGHPEMMRVWILEDASPYIEHDAIAFPADMPNWDDREELALVCVLEDEEGNWSVGEITVSAGREPSADDKVLAVLAEHADPLELEVIYLHKDAIGEAAGLEGSTLNNALSKLVKAEKIHRQKRDGKEVRGMYGAGAEPITG; encoded by the coding sequence ATGAACACCGCCACCGAGCGCCGCGTCGCCTACGCCACCACCGCGGCCCCCGTCATCATCGGCGCCGGCGCCCCGTTGCTCGACTCCGGCGCGGCCGGTCTCGCCGGTCTCATCGTCGGCGGCGCCGGGGCCTTCGCCGCTGCCAACTACATGAACCGCGTCCCGCACTCGGTGATGGAGCAGATCCCCGGAAACGAGATCATCCGTGCCCACCGCTCCACCCTCTTCCTGTCGTCGGTGACGTCCGCGGCGGCCCTCGCCGTCGGTGCGTTCGGCGGCGGCAGCGGCGCGGACAACCTTGCTTTCGGCTTCCTCGACTTCCCCTCGGTGCCCGCGGCGGTCTCTCTCGCCTGGTGGGGCGGCGTCGCCCTGGTCCCGCTCAAGCTCCGCGCGGTGTTCGGCTCGAAGAAGCCGGGCAAGGCCAAGGCCGCACCCTCGATGCAGGCTGCCGCCAAGCCGGTGCAGGCATCCGGCGCCGTCGCCGAGATCTACCGCAAGTGGGCCGAGTTCATCAGCGGCCCCGAGGGCACCAACCCCGCCCAGGAGCTCACCGTTCGCGGAGCGTCGGCCGACTCTTGGCGCGGTGTCATCCGCGCCCCCATGCCGCAGCCGGTCAACGTCACCCGGGAAACCGTGGGCGCCCTCTACGAGGTCCCCGCCGGACAGGTGACCATCACCCCCGGCACCCACCCCGGCGAGAAGCTCATCACCGTGCACCTGGTGCCGCCGCCGGAGATGGACCCCAACACCCTTGAAGGCGCATGGCTGGTGCGCGTGGCCCGCAAGAGCGGCCCCATGCCGAACACCCACCTGGAAGACGTTCAGGACGACCCCAACACCGGGGGAAAGGCCGCGCTCGTCGTCGCCGACGAGGACATTTCCAAGCTGCCCTCACCCGACCGGATGGAACTCGCCGGCGCGCTGCGGACGAACCCGCTGTTGATCTCCTACGAGCCGCGGCTCAACCCGCGCGAGGGCGTGATCCGCATCATGCACACCAACCCCCTGGAAGAGGGGCGGGCCTTCCCCGGCCCGCACGTGCTGAAGGCCAACCCGAACGGGTACGTCGTGCTCGGGCAGGGGATCAGCGGTCACCCGGCCCGGGTGCAGATGGCTGACCCCAAGTTGGGTGCGCAGCACATCTGCATCTGTGGCGTCACCGGCTCCGGCAAGGGCGGTGCCGCTCAGCTCGTGGCCCTCTCCGCCCACGCCAACGGTCACGCCGTCATCTACGCCGACCCCAAGGGCTCCAGCAACCCGGCCGTCGAGGAACTGGCCGCGCATGCCGGCACCGGCCTTGCGGGCGCCCTCGGTTCTCTCCGCGTGGCCTACAACCTGCTTCAGCACCGCATCGCCGAGAGCGCCGAAAAGGGTCAGAAGAACTTCGCCGCCACCAAGGAGCGCCCCCAGGTCACAGTCATTCTGGACGAGGCGTCACGGCTCCTGGGCGAGGAGGCGCCCGACAGGAAGGAAGCGGCGTTCATCGTGGACGCCATCGCCACGCAGGGCCGAAGCCTCGGTGTGCAACTCGTGCTGATCAACCAGATTCTTCAGCTCGACCAGCTCGGCGGACTCTCCTCGATCCGGGACAACATCATCTATGGCGGCGCGCTGATCCTCCTGCGCTCCGACTCCAGTCAGAAGAACTTGGTCGACCTGCCCGACCACTTCGAGGGCTGCAACCCCGCCGACATCCCGGCCGTCTGGCGTGAGGAACGCGGGATCGTTTTCGACCCGGACATGCCCGAGGACGACCCCCGCCGGACGTTCGGCCTCGGCTACATCGCCGGGCCCGGCGGACACCCCGAGATGATGCGCGTCTGGATTCTGGAAGACGCCTCCCCCTACATCGAGCACGACGCAATCGCCTTCCCGGCCGACATGCCCAACTGGGACGACCGCGAGGAGCTCGCCCTCGTCTGTGTCCTGGAAGACGAGGAAGGCAACTGGTCGGTCGGCGAGATCACCGTTAGCGCAGGCCGCGAACCGTCCGCCGATGACAAGGTGTTGGCCGTCCTCGCCGAGCACGCCGACCCCCTCGAACTGGAAGTCATCTACCTGCACAAGGACGCCATCGGCGAGGCCGCCGGGCTGGAGGGCTCGACCCTCAACAATGCGCTTTCCAAGCTGGTGAAGGCCGAAAAGATCCACCGGCAGAAGAGGGACGGCAAGGAGGTACGCGGCATGTACGGCGCGGGCGCCGAACCCATCACCGGCTGA
- a CDS encoding Pycsar system effector family protein, producing the protein MNEKLKEARTDVITEFGRTDVKAAALVSAFGIPFAVLVVALPGRELNPVAAVLVGLGAVGLVAAILVVLLALRPPRVGRPRGSFFYWATCTTPEEVIADVVVDRRAERLITLSGAVERKFAALRLAIEIFGGSVVLLVLALITGLV; encoded by the coding sequence TTGAACGAGAAACTCAAAGAGGCCCGTACCGATGTGATCACCGAGTTCGGGCGGACGGATGTCAAAGCGGCAGCCTTGGTATCCGCGTTCGGTATCCCCTTCGCCGTACTGGTGGTCGCCCTTCCCGGTCGCGAGTTGAACCCGGTTGCGGCCGTCCTGGTGGGCCTCGGCGCGGTCGGCCTGGTGGCCGCAATCCTCGTCGTCCTCCTGGCCCTGCGCCCCCCGCGGGTCGGGCGGCCTCGCGGCTCCTTCTTCTACTGGGCCACCTGCACCACTCCCGAGGAAGTCATCGCGGACGTTGTGGTCGACCGCCGCGCGGAGAGGCTCATCACCCTGTCGGGTGCTGTCGAGCGGAAGTTCGCCGCCCTGCGCCTGGCGATCGAAATCTTCGGCGGCTCCGTCGTCCTCCTGGTCCTCGCCCTCATCACCGGCCTGGTGTGA
- a CDS encoding RapZ C-terminal domain-containing protein: MTTPEQTLAAYREIADIQRESDRLHAALMRRTAYEELTARYAHLEEDGTKAREFKEVREELAEYTEGRREVPPPVDSAELIAHHRRKVDVYGRHAEAGFEGAAEALVEAEAQLAAELDRAPAAVELISFGYLHSLAPEADLVIDMRRHFRDPHVTPGLRELTADHELVMRAVFDTDGVPELAVAIRAAVDAFRAGPSAGTVRVAVGCAGGRHRSAAMVNYLEMQYRGDGIKASKEHRDIHLPVVNR; this comes from the coding sequence ATGACGACCCCCGAGCAGACCCTCGCCGCGTACCGCGAGATCGCCGACATACAGCGCGAGTCCGACCGGCTGCACGCCGCCCTCATGCGACGGACCGCGTACGAGGAGCTCACCGCCCGATACGCCCACCTTGAGGAGGACGGGACCAAGGCGCGGGAGTTCAAGGAGGTACGCGAGGAACTCGCCGAGTACACCGAGGGCCGCAGGGAGGTCCCGCCCCCCGTTGACTCCGCCGAGCTCATCGCGCACCACCGCCGCAAGGTCGACGTCTACGGCCGGCACGCCGAGGCGGGATTCGAGGGAGCGGCCGAGGCCCTCGTCGAGGCCGAGGCCCAGCTCGCCGCCGAGCTCGACCGCGCCCCCGCCGCCGTCGAGCTGATCAGCTTCGGATACCTGCACAGCTTGGCCCCCGAGGCTGACCTCGTCATCGACATGCGCCGCCACTTCCGCGACCCGCACGTAACCCCCGGCCTCCGGGAGCTCACCGCCGATCACGAGCTCGTCATGAGGGCGGTCTTCGACACCGACGGCGTTCCCGAACTCGCCGTCGCCATCCGCGCGGCGGTCGACGCCTTCCGCGCCGGTCCCTCGGCCGGAACGGTCCGCGTCGCCGTCGGGTGCGCGGGCGGACGCCACCGTTCAGCCGCAATGGTGAACTACCTCGAAATGCAGTACCGCGGCGACGGGATCAAGGCCAGCAAGGAACACCGGGACATTCACCTCCCCGTCGTCAACCGGTAG
- a CDS encoding helix-turn-helix domain-containing protein, translating into MNTYSRELTTGDRIKLYRQRKGLSQAALGGLIGRSEDWVSKVERGVIPVDKLSVLLEIARVLDIRELAELTGRSIALAPNGSPEHESVPAIRRALNTISSRLGADLPGDPLTPDELTQRVGEAWHAYEYDVNRYAVVGPQLPTLLAEAHYAARNATPDDEGTVARAVISLYHLLQVFLRRVGEPTLSRVAADRALQLADQTGDPVLLGASAWNMALVLTSTGDVAESADLARSAMEVTEPGDDASPELLSVHGALHLAAAVATMRDNRPSAAWDLLHDADHVARRAGVDRNDWRTAFGPTNVAMHGVHLAGEEGDAAEALRLADTIEPDSPVLPLERRTRYLVEVMNANRLKQDDYATLYMIGRIRKTSPEEVKFFPLVREAVRDLLKRERPAYRAELRDHAAHVGVLAG; encoded by the coding sequence GTGAACACCTACTCGCGTGAACTCACCACCGGCGACCGAATCAAGCTGTACCGCCAGCGCAAAGGGCTTTCGCAGGCCGCGCTAGGTGGCCTGATCGGCCGCTCGGAAGACTGGGTAAGCAAGGTTGAGCGGGGAGTCATCCCCGTAGACAAGCTGTCTGTACTGCTCGAAATCGCCCGCGTCCTCGACATACGGGAACTCGCCGAACTGACGGGTCGGAGTATCGCACTGGCCCCGAACGGCTCACCCGAACACGAGTCGGTGCCAGCGATCCGCCGAGCACTCAACACGATCTCTTCACGCCTGGGCGCCGATCTGCCCGGGGACCCCCTGACTCCGGACGAGCTGACACAGCGCGTCGGCGAGGCGTGGCACGCGTACGAGTACGACGTCAATCGGTACGCGGTCGTCGGGCCGCAGTTGCCGACGCTGCTTGCCGAAGCGCACTACGCCGCTCGCAACGCCACTCCCGACGACGAGGGCACGGTCGCCCGCGCCGTGATCAGCCTCTATCACCTGTTGCAGGTGTTTCTACGCCGTGTTGGCGAACCGACTCTTTCCCGCGTGGCCGCGGACCGAGCGCTACAGCTCGCCGACCAGACCGGCGACCCGGTGCTACTCGGCGCATCCGCGTGGAACATGGCCCTCGTGCTCACCAGCACGGGAGACGTGGCCGAGTCCGCAGACCTCGCCCGTTCGGCTATGGAGGTCACCGAGCCGGGTGACGACGCCTCCCCCGAACTGCTGTCTGTTCATGGCGCCTTGCACCTCGCCGCCGCCGTCGCCACCATGCGCGACAACCGGCCGTCGGCCGCGTGGGACCTACTCCACGATGCTGACCACGTCGCACGCCGCGCCGGCGTCGACCGTAACGACTGGCGTACGGCATTCGGTCCGACCAACGTCGCCATGCACGGGGTACACCTCGCTGGGGAGGAAGGCGACGCCGCCGAGGCGCTACGCCTCGCCGACACCATCGAGCCGGATAGCCCGGTGCTCCCACTCGAACGGCGCACGCGGTACCTGGTCGAGGTGATGAACGCCAACCGGTTGAAGCAGGACGACTATGCGACGCTCTACATGATCGGACGCATTCGCAAGACCTCACCCGAAGAGGTCAAGTTCTTCCCCTTGGTGCGCGAGGCCGTCCGTGACCTGTTGAAGCGGGAACGCCCTGCTTACCGGGCCGAGTTGCGTGACCACGCCGCGCATGTCGGCGTCCTCGCTGGCTGA
- a CDS encoding ATP-binding protein, whose product MTAPHDTGALVGPPPRMVLDAVEQSVKEARDFAKEYIEFHQIRSDLCDDVLLVVSEVVTNAIRYGTEPGDSVLVELGHGPDNVSIEVHDTRRAEPRFRPESVERQRGRGMFIVDALATWGVRDRPFGKIVWAEVKAS is encoded by the coding sequence ATGACCGCACCGCACGACACTGGGGCCCTCGTGGGCCCCCCGCCCCGGATGGTCCTCGACGCAGTCGAGCAATCAGTCAAGGAGGCCCGCGACTTCGCGAAGGAGTACATCGAGTTTCACCAGATCCGCAGCGACCTGTGCGACGACGTGTTACTCGTCGTCTCTGAGGTCGTCACCAACGCCATCCGGTACGGCACGGAACCAGGTGACTCTGTACTCGTTGAGCTCGGCCACGGCCCCGACAACGTCAGTATCGAGGTACACGACACCCGACGTGCCGAACCCCGTTTCCGCCCGGAGTCCGTAGAGCGTCAGCGGGGCCGTGGAATGTTCATCGTGGACGCCCTCGCAACCTGGGGTGTCCGCGACCGCCCGTTTGGAAAGATCGTTTGGGCGGAGGTAAAGGCATCGTGA
- a CDS encoding tetratricopeptide repeat protein, translating into MPDRTRNIALLCLIRETGWANAKFARQVNAVGTEMRLGLRYDATAVSHWLRGTIPRPPAQAAILECLSRRLGRTITSSAAGFGADTPAPDQADTVAALIDLWSADMDPSRRAVLGAVGLYSVTLAVPEWDVVDRARRAQTIPGTRIGPNEVATVTAMSARLADLDDEFGGSHVRPLASAFLGNTVARYLKCSASEETRRAMCSAAADLAYLTGWMAMDANAHGLAQRYYMQALRLAGEGSDHLTYCTALRGMSVQAVGLGHGRTALQYADAAAAAAPAAGPRLRAFLVGQQAHASAAVGARDDAKRQLREAETALEKATSRSGTVAGYHPAALHYHTSHVLHELGDLGGSIAAMEESNRCRPQTERRARARSTALLAERQFEYGHLEAACATWGVFLDDYQHVSSARCDDHFATLRSSVRQHPGNKIAQALGERARTLTTAVRRP; encoded by the coding sequence ATGCCCGACCGCACACGGAACATCGCTCTCTTATGCCTCATCCGTGAAACCGGATGGGCGAACGCGAAGTTCGCCCGCCAGGTCAACGCCGTGGGAACCGAGATGCGGCTCGGCCTCCGGTACGACGCAACGGCGGTGTCGCACTGGTTACGCGGCACTATCCCCCGGCCCCCGGCACAGGCGGCGATCCTCGAATGCCTGTCCCGGCGGCTGGGCCGGACCATCACCAGCTCGGCCGCCGGATTCGGAGCCGACACCCCCGCGCCCGACCAGGCCGACACCGTGGCCGCCCTTATCGACCTGTGGAGTGCAGATATGGACCCCTCCCGCCGGGCGGTGCTCGGCGCCGTCGGTCTCTACTCGGTCACCCTCGCCGTTCCCGAGTGGGACGTCGTCGACCGCGCACGGCGAGCCCAGACCATCCCCGGGACACGGATCGGCCCCAACGAGGTAGCCACCGTGACCGCCATGTCCGCCCGCCTCGCCGACCTCGACGACGAGTTCGGCGGTAGCCACGTCCGCCCGCTCGCCTCGGCCTTCCTCGGTAACACGGTGGCCCGGTACCTCAAGTGCAGCGCTTCCGAGGAGACCCGGCGGGCGATGTGCTCGGCCGCCGCCGATCTCGCCTACCTCACCGGCTGGATGGCGATGGACGCCAACGCACACGGCCTTGCCCAGCGGTACTACATGCAGGCCCTACGGCTCGCCGGGGAGGGGTCGGACCACCTCACCTACTGCACGGCACTGCGCGGCATGAGCGTGCAAGCCGTCGGCCTCGGTCACGGACGGACCGCGCTTCAGTACGCCGACGCTGCGGCAGCCGCGGCCCCGGCCGCCGGTCCCCGCTTGCGGGCCTTCCTGGTCGGCCAGCAGGCGCACGCCTCGGCGGCCGTCGGTGCTCGGGACGACGCCAAACGGCAACTCAGGGAGGCCGAGACCGCCCTCGAAAAGGCCACGTCACGATCAGGGACCGTCGCCGGATACCACCCGGCCGCCCTGCACTACCACACCAGTCACGTCCTGCACGAGCTCGGCGACCTCGGCGGCTCGATCGCCGCTATGGAAGAGTCCAACCGGTGCCGGCCGCAGACCGAGCGCCGCGCGCGGGCCCGCTCGACGGCCCTCCTCGCCGAGCGACAGTTCGAGTACGGCCACCTCGAAGCGGCGTGCGCGACGTGGGGTGTGTTCCTTGACGACTACCAACACGTCAGCTCGGCCCGCTGTGACGACCACTTCGCCACCCTGCGGAGCTCGGTCCGGCAGCACCCAGGAAACAAGATCGCTCAGGCGCTCGGCGAACGGGCACGGACGCTCACCACCGCCGTACGACGGCCCTAA
- a CDS encoding YcaO-like family protein encodes MRKAFFTGTHRTRHPGETWAELRPLLTAYGITRVADVTGLDDLGIPVTMAVRPLARTLSVAQGKGASLDAARVSGALEAVEAWHGERAVPAPVERAPAEALRLPYPVTALETHPGSLLTARTVLDWITARSAVDGTPVPVPAACVRLGREAHDRWRLHLPSASTNGLASGNTAAEAITHALCEVIERDAVSNLTSPAPEGRPVRIDPGSVADPHCAELIERVHQARAWLELWHLPSRFGVPVMSAYLWREDQPALLVSGSGAHLEPHVALSRAITEAAQSRLTAITGSREDVHPATYREAGHRGPAAAAEPGADWGQLAAQFTAGFDTDEREAGHLAARIASVTGTAPLVVDLTHGPYANGVFSVVKVVAPSLRYDSRHVIPRPRQEAAA; translated from the coding sequence ATGCGAAAAGCGTTCTTCACCGGTACCCACCGCACCCGCCACCCCGGCGAGACGTGGGCCGAGCTGCGCCCACTACTGACGGCCTACGGCATCACCCGCGTTGCCGACGTGACCGGGCTCGACGACCTCGGTATCCCCGTCACCATGGCCGTGCGGCCCCTGGCCCGCACGCTGAGCGTCGCGCAGGGCAAAGGGGCGTCACTGGACGCCGCCCGCGTGTCCGGCGCGCTGGAAGCCGTCGAGGCGTGGCACGGCGAGCGCGCCGTACCCGCGCCAGTCGAGCGGGCCCCGGCCGAGGCCCTGCGCCTGCCGTATCCGGTGACCGCGCTGGAGACCCACCCCGGATCTCTGCTCACCGCCCGCACGGTGCTGGACTGGATCACGGCCCGCTCGGCGGTCGACGGCACCCCCGTGCCGGTGCCGGCCGCTTGCGTACGGCTCGGCCGAGAGGCTCACGACCGGTGGCGGCTGCATCTGCCGAGCGCGTCCACCAACGGACTCGCGTCCGGCAACACGGCGGCCGAGGCCATCACTCACGCGCTGTGCGAGGTGATCGAACGAGACGCCGTCAGCAACCTGACCAGCCCCGCGCCCGAGGGCCGCCCGGTGCGCATCGACCCGGGAAGCGTGGCCGATCCGCACTGCGCGGAACTGATCGAGCGCGTCCACCAGGCCCGCGCATGGCTGGAGTTGTGGCACCTGCCGAGCCGTTTCGGGGTGCCGGTGATGAGCGCCTATCTGTGGCGCGAGGACCAGCCCGCGCTACTGGTCTCCGGGTCCGGGGCACACCTCGAACCGCACGTCGCCCTGTCGCGGGCGATCACCGAGGCCGCACAGTCCCGGCTGACCGCGATCACCGGAAGCCGCGAGGACGTCCACCCGGCCACCTACCGGGAGGCCGGACACCGCGGCCCCGCCGCCGCGGCCGAGCCGGGCGCCGACTGGGGACAGCTCGCCGCCCAGTTCACTGCCGGATTCGACACCGACGAGCGCGAGGCCGGGCACCTGGCCGCCCGCATCGCGAGCGTGACCGGCACGGCCCCCCTGGTCGTCGACCTGACACACGGCCCGTACGCGAACGGGGTGTTCTCGGTGGTCAAGGTGGTTGCGCCGAGCCTTCGGTACGACTCCCGGCACGTCATCCCCCGCCCTCGACAGGAGGCCGCCGCATGA